Part of the Bryobacteraceae bacterium genome is shown below.
CTGGCTGAGCAATATTTCGCTTTCCGTTCCATGAACCGCGCGCCCAAGCCGCAGGAGGTGCCACGATGAATTCGAGTGACCGCAACCGCGTCCTCGACGCCGCGCTCGAGTTGGTGGGCGGACGCGAACTCGGCGCCATCACGCTCGACGATCTCTCAACCGCCGCCGGCGTCTCAGCGTTTGGAATCGTGCGCGAGTTCCAATCGAAGGAAAACATCCTCAAGGCCGTCCTCGAACGGGAACTCGAGTTGATGGCCGCCGCCGCGCACGACCCGGAACTCCGTCTCCCCGGCGAAACCCTTCGCGATGAACTGATCACGATGGCGAACGTGATCCTCGACGAATACCGCCGCCGCCTCCCGCTCCTCTCGCGGCTCCTCACCGCCGCGATGCAGGACCCCGAAGCCGGCGCGCTGTTCTACCGCACGTTCATTGTTCAAGGCCGCCAGTTGTTCGCCGGCTTCCTCGAGACGCGCGTCCGTGTCGGTGAACTGCGCCCCGATCTCGACGTCGAAGCCGCCTCGGCCATGTTCCTTTCCTCCCTCACCGGCGCGCTGCTGATGGTTGAACTGTTCGGCGGCAAAACGGTGGAAGACCTCGACGACTCGCGCCTTGTTCAACGCACCGCGGACATCTTCCTGAAAGGAGCGGCTCGCGCATGAAAGTCTCGATCCACGGATTCCGCGGGCCCCTTGCCCAGGCCACCGAAGCGGAGCTTGCCCGGCGCGGCCACACCGTCGATGCCTACGGGACCGACGCCGCCGTCGTCTTCCCCTCGCCCGGAGGCGAAGTCACCGAAATGCCCGCGGCCGGCCGCCTTGTTCTCCGCAGCCACGCCTATGCCTACGGCGCGGATCCGAAGAACCCCGGCCTTCTCACCGAAGATCGCGTCTCCCTGCTTCCGGAAAACTCGCCGGAGCGCCGTTGGCTCCGCATGGAACAGGCCGCCGCCGTGCGCAACGCCAACTACGCCGCCGTTCGCCTCACCAACGTCCTCGCGCCCGAAGAGGGCGACGATATCGTGAAGCGACTGGCTTCGTCCGGCACTCCTCTGCTCGCCGGCCACGATCCCAACCTCCAGTTCATCTCCGTCGCTGACGCCGCCCGCGCCCTTGCCGATGCTTGCCAGTCCCCCGCAACCGGCATTTTCAACGCCACCGGCACGGGCGCGATCCCGCTCAAAAAAGCCTTCCGCGCCGCGGGAACCACGCGTCTCCCGATCCCCGAACCACTCGCCAAACTCGCCGGCATCGGCGACCCCGACAGCGTCAAATACAACTGGACCGTCTGCGGCGAACGCGCCGCCGCCGAGCTCGGCTTTGAGCCTTCCCAATCCACGCCCGGCGCCCTTGCTGAGTTCGTACGCAACAAAAGCGGGGCGCGCCCGGATCGCCTCCAAAAGCAGTACGACGATTTCGGCCTCGACGTCGGCTACATCATGGCCTGGAGTGCCTGGTTCTCCGTTCTTCGAAACGTCTACTGGCGCATTGAGGTGGAAGGCATGGATCAGATTC
Proteins encoded:
- a CDS encoding TetR/AcrR family transcriptional regulator — its product is MNSSDRNRVLDAALELVGGRELGAITLDDLSTAAGVSAFGIVREFQSKENILKAVLERELELMAAAAHDPELRLPGETLRDELITMANVILDEYRRRLPLLSRLLTAAMQDPEAGALFYRTFIVQGRQLFAGFLETRVRVGELRPDLDVEAASAMFLSSLTGALLMVELFGGKTVEDLDDSRLVQRTADIFLKGAARA
- a CDS encoding 1-acyl-sn-glycerol-3-phosphate acyltransferase, whose protein sequence is MKVSIHGFRGPLAQATEAELARRGHTVDAYGTDAAVVFPSPGGEVTEMPAAGRLVLRSHAYAYGADPKNPGLLTEDRVSLLPENSPERRWLRMEQAAAVRNANYAAVRLTNVLAPEEGDDIVKRLASSGTPLLAGHDPNLQFISVADAARALADACQSPATGIFNATGTGAIPLKKAFRAAGTTRLPIPEPLAKLAGIGDPDSVKYNWTVCGERAAAELGFEPSQSTPGALAEFVRNKSGARPDRLQKQYDDFGLDVGYIMAWSAWFSVLRNVYWRIEVEGMDQIPAQGKALFVSNHRGFMPLDAVMHLYTVMHYRKRIIRFLITHTLVRKAFLCNFLAKLGGVIANMENAKRLLDAGDLVGIFPEGIRGTFQPYKKTLQLRDFSRSGYIQMAIENQAPICPVAVVGHSEIFPILARIDWSYITRDWGWPYFPIAPMFPLAPVPLPSKWHIRVLPPVGLQGLKPPDAAKPRVVTEFSRYIQDMLQTQILEMAGRRKHIFWGNIFDGTAPPIPAFRPAASRAATEVS